The proteins below are encoded in one region of Calditrichota bacterium:
- a CDS encoding GNAT family N-acetyltransferase, translating into MRIEIVPYKPKYYKIFNELNKEWINAYFRMEAADLTTLNNPTKYIIDKGGFIFIALFDDQPVGVVAMLKMNDPLYDFELAKMAVSQNFQGKGIGYQLGEAVIRKAKMVGARNVYLESNTKLKPAIALYKKLGFKKIAQHETPYERCNIQMGIELF; encoded by the coding sequence ATGAGAATAGAAATTGTCCCATATAAACCAAAATATTATAAAATTTTTAATGAGCTTAACAAAGAGTGGATAAACGCATACTTCAGAATGGAAGCGGCTGATTTAACTACATTAAACAATCCTACTAAATATATAATAGACAAAGGTGGCTTTATTTTTATTGCACTGTTTGACGATCAGCCAGTAGGAGTGGTTGCTATGTTAAAAATGAACGATCCATTATATGATTTTGAATTAGCAAAGATGGCTGTTTCTCAGAATTTTCAAGGAAAGGGAATTGGGTACCAATTAGGTGAAGCTGTTATTAGAAAAGCTAAAATGGTAGGAGCGAGAAATGTTTATTTAGAGAGTAATACCAAGTTAAAGCCAGCCATTGCATTATATAAAAAGCTAGGATTTAAGAAGATTGCTCAACATGAAACTCCTTACGAGAGATGCAATATTCAAATGGGTATAGAATTATTTTAA
- a CDS encoding LysE family translocator: MTFYTILSLAGAMFLLALTPGPGAFTSFTSSLKHGFNHAIPIVIGIVIGDIFFLLMAIYGLSAIADSIFELFIIIKYLGGGYLIWLGINSWRSNNSSTVMKEPSKISKSSGFLTGLSITLSNPKVILFYLGFLPTFVNLRELTRMEVAIIAIVVSVVLASVMLFYAYSASKAKQLFSNKTTQRKMNRIAGSALITTGAVLIVKT, encoded by the coding sequence ATGACTTTTTACACTATTCTAAGTCTTGCAGGAGCAATGTTTTTACTGGCACTTACCCCTGGTCCTGGAGCTTTCACCTCTTTTACCAGTTCATTAAAGCATGGGTTCAATCATGCAATACCAATTGTAATAGGTATTGTAATAGGCGATATTTTTTTCCTTCTAATGGCCATTTATGGTTTATCAGCTATTGCGGATTCCATTTTCGAATTATTTATTATAATTAAGTACTTAGGAGGAGGTTATCTAATATGGCTTGGAATTAATTCATGGAGGTCTAATAATAGTAGTACAGTCATGAAAGAACCATCGAAGATTTCTAAAAGCTCTGGTTTTCTTACAGGGCTATCAATTACTTTAAGCAATCCAAAAGTAATCCTTTTCTACCTTGGCTTTCTTCCAACTTTTGTCAATCTACGAGAATTAACTAGAATGGAAGTTGCAATTATTGCCATAGTTGTGAGTGTTGTTCTTGCTTCAGTAATGCTTTTCTATGCATACTCAGCATCAAAAGCTAAGCAATTATTCTCCAATAAAACAACACAAAGAAAGATGAATCGTATTGCCGGGAGTGCTTTGATTACTACTGGGGCTGTATTAATAGTCAAAACTTAA
- a CDS encoding 4Fe-4S dicluster domain-containing protein — protein sequence MSEENKTKISRRKMLKATGVALVATTSGLTGLASQSCSIDQPKKRLAMVMDLEKCIGCNACSVACKAENGVALGGFRTKVLEKETGEYPNTKRFFLPMMCNHCKDAPCIPACPNDAISQLKNGIVDIDKEKCQGFQLCIKACPYGAIYINPDESPNVDMANYPSRAFAKADKCNFCKPRVDEGLEPACSDTCPTGARIFGDMSDEKSEVYNIVKNEHLSGLLEKEGTGPQVFYRGGNKEVFDVKKSINKMKG from the coding sequence ATGTCAGAAGAAAATAAAACAAAAATATCAAGAAGGAAAATGTTGAAAGCCACTGGTGTTGCTTTAGTTGCAACAACGAGCGGTCTTACTGGATTAGCAAGCCAGAGTTGTTCGATAGATCAACCGAAAAAAAGGTTGGCAATGGTGATGGATTTGGAAAAGTGTATAGGATGTAATGCCTGTTCAGTTGCATGCAAAGCTGAAAATGGAGTGGCATTAGGGGGATTCCGGACAAAAGTCTTAGAAAAAGAAACAGGCGAATATCCAAATACAAAACGTTTTTTTTTACCTATGATGTGCAATCATTGCAAAGATGCACCCTGTATACCTGCATGTCCTAATGATGCAATAAGTCAACTAAAAAATGGTATAGTAGATATTGATAAAGAAAAGTGTCAAGGATTTCAACTATGTATCAAAGCTTGCCCATACGGAGCTATTTACATAAATCCTGATGAAAGCCCAAATGTAGATATGGCTAACTACCCATCAAGGGCATTTGCAAAAGCAGATAAGTGTAATTTCTGCAAACCAAGGGTTGATGAAGGGTTAGAACCTGCATGTTCAGATACATGTCCTACAGGAGCTCGGATTTTTGGGGATATGTCAGATGAGAAAAGCGAAGTTTATAATATAGTTAAAAATGAGCATCTTTCAGGCTTGCTTGAAAAAGAAGGGACTGGGCCACAAGTATTTTACAGAGGTGGTAATAAAGAAGTGTTCGACGTTAAAAAAAGTATAAACAAAATGAAAGGATAA
- a CDS encoding membrane dipeptidase, translating into MKMKYCVILILSLFIGCIENTKPTNITLGYAKELAKKTLIIDGHIDLPYRLKEHYEDVSKKTINGHTDYPRLIEGGLDAPFMSIYIPASYKEKGGGKDLADSLIDIVESLEYKWPKKYKIARSVKDVITNFKTGIISLPMGMENGSGIDGNLKNLQHFYERGIRYITLTHSKNNLIGGSSFDKKRSSDGLTDFGVDVVREMNRLGIMVDISHVSDSTFYDVLRVSKTPPIASHSSCRHFIPGLERNMSDDMIKSLAEKGGIIMINFGSYFVNSKFQKLWDKADKIAKENDYNNEKRADILKRMKNESNLEISIDEVVEHIKHVVNLVGVDHVGFGSDFDGVINLPNGLTDVSMYPNLIYKLLKNGFTESDIEKICSGNIIRVWKKVEGNSKQIKTRKFLPKGTKF; encoded by the coding sequence ATAAAAATGAAATACTGTGTAATTTTAATACTAAGTTTGTTTATAGGGTGTATAGAAAATACTAAACCTACAAATATTACATTAGGCTATGCCAAAGAATTAGCAAAAAAGACTCTTATAATTGATGGACACATTGATTTACCGTATAGGCTTAAAGAACATTATGAGGATGTTTCTAAAAAAACAATAAATGGGCATACAGATTATCCGCGCTTAATTGAGGGAGGTTTGGATGCACCTTTTATGTCAATCTATATTCCGGCTTCATATAAAGAAAAGGGTGGAGGTAAAGATTTGGCTGACAGTTTAATAGATATAGTTGAATCATTAGAATATAAGTGGCCGAAAAAATACAAAATAGCGCGATCTGTAAAAGATGTAATAACAAATTTTAAAACTGGAATAATTTCTCTGCCAATGGGTATGGAAAACGGAAGTGGGATTGATGGTAATCTAAAAAATCTGCAACATTTTTATGAAAGAGGTATACGGTATATTACTCTTACTCATTCAAAAAACAATCTAATTGGAGGTTCATCTTTCGATAAAAAAAGAAGTTCGGATGGCTTAACAGATTTTGGGGTAGATGTTGTAAGAGAAATGAACCGATTGGGTATAATGGTTGATATTTCCCATGTATCAGATTCCACTTTTTATGATGTCCTCAGAGTTAGTAAAACCCCACCCATAGCTTCTCACTCATCGTGTCGGCACTTTATACCAGGTTTAGAACGCAATATGAGCGATGATATGATAAAGTCGTTGGCTGAAAAAGGAGGGATTATTATGATTAATTTTGGATCATATTTTGTGAATTCAAAATTTCAAAAGTTATGGGATAAAGCAGATAAGATAGCTAAAGAGAATGACTATAACAACGAGAAGCGAGCAGATATACTCAAGAGAATGAAAAATGAAAGTAATTTAGAAATTTCAATTGATGAAGTTGTTGAGCACATTAAACATGTTGTTAATCTTGTTGGTGTTGATCATGTTGGTTTTGGTTCTGATTTTGATGGAGTTATTAATTTACCAAATGGTCTGACAGATGTTTCTATGTATCCGAATTTAATCTATAAATTATTAAAAAATGGGTTTACAGAATCAGACATTGAAAAAATATGTTCTGGTAATATTATTCGTGTTTGGAAAAAAGTAGAAGGCAATTCAAAGCAAATTAAAACGAGAAAGTTCTTACCAAAAGGGACAAAATTTTAA
- a CDS encoding gamma-glutamylcyclotransferase: protein MKQYLFVYGSLGRGEPNEHILNTIGGIWEEAVVKGHLKEKGWGAKIGYPGIVLNDTGANIKGHVFISENLHHHWDELDKFEGKEYKRISTKVLRKSKKTCAAYIYVLNNHIIEK, encoded by the coding sequence ATGAAACAATATCTGTTTGTTTATGGAAGTCTTGGGCGTGGTGAGCCAAATGAACATATCCTCAATACAATTGGGGGGATATGGGAAGAAGCTGTTGTTAAAGGGCATCTCAAAGAAAAAGGGTGGGGTGCAAAAATAGGTTACCCAGGTATTGTTTTAAATGATACCGGAGCTAATATCAAAGGCCATGTATTTATATCAGAGAATCTTCATCATCATTGGGATGAGTTAGATAAATTTGAAGGAAAAGAATATAAAAGGATTTCCACGAAAGTACTAAGGAAAAGTAAAAAAACATGTGCAGCATATATATATGTTCTTAATAACCACATAATTGAAAAATGA
- a CDS encoding EamA family transporter, translating to MNKLKVSVYLNDRPVCNMTHLSKKYLPFITFFLLCFIWSSTWVAIKIGLVSLPPFLSAGLRFILAFLFLSVFAITKKIEFPKSLKTHLFLFVFGMILFTGGYSFVYWGQQHISSGLASVLFSVFPFYVLLFSAWLLPKEKISLKKATGVFVGFVGIVIIFWDKIEFEDSSKFAIWGMVAFLIGPIFSSLGTILAKKASNTINPITLNTLPMLYTSISFLIISYFYESDLQPVFDAYAIFSILYLALFGTAIAFVLYFWMLKNTSPVLMSMITYVTPPLALIWGWVIFDETISPILILGLLIIFFGIGILKR from the coding sequence GTGAATAAGTTAAAAGTCAGTGTTTATCTCAATGACAGACCAGTTTGCAATATGACTCACCTTTCAAAAAAATACTTACCTTTTATAACTTTTTTTTTGCTTTGTTTTATATGGAGTTCAACCTGGGTGGCAATAAAAATTGGATTGGTTTCTTTACCACCATTTTTATCAGCAGGATTACGATTTATTTTAGCTTTTTTGTTCCTATCAGTATTTGCAATAACAAAAAAAATTGAATTTCCTAAATCGCTAAAAACGCATTTATTTCTTTTTGTTTTTGGAATGATCTTATTTACCGGAGGGTATTCATTTGTTTATTGGGGGCAACAACATATCTCCTCCGGGTTAGCAAGTGTTTTGTTTTCCGTATTTCCATTTTATGTATTACTATTTTCTGCCTGGTTATTACCAAAAGAAAAAATTAGTTTAAAAAAAGCTACAGGCGTTTTTGTAGGATTTGTTGGAATAGTTATTATTTTCTGGGATAAAATTGAATTTGAGGATTCAAGCAAATTTGCTATTTGGGGAATGGTAGCTTTTCTAATTGGTCCGATTTTCTCTTCACTGGGGACAATATTAGCAAAAAAAGCAAGCAATACAATTAATCCAATCACTTTAAACACATTGCCTATGCTTTATACTTCCATTTCATTCTTGATTATCTCGTATTTTTATGAATCAGATTTGCAGCCGGTTTTTGATGCTTATGCAATTTTTTCCATTTTATATTTGGCTCTGTTTGGCACGGCCATTGCCTTTGTACTTTATTTCTGGATGTTAAAAAATACTTCGCCAGTATTAATGTCCATGATAACTTATGTTACTCCCCCGCTTGCTTTAATTTGGGGTTGGGTTATTTTTGATGAAACAATTAGCCCAATTTTGATATTAGGTCTATTAATTATTTTTTTTGGTATCGGTATCCTCAAAAGATGA
- a CDS encoding aminotransferase class I/II-fold pyridoxal phosphate-dependent enzyme, whose translation MTFDFDIQIVAQGLKKFYDDSVSNKKQVINQQKLKDIISALNLEGYTSRGGLTGENLSTFLKKYLSYSTRLHHPLYLGHQCAAPHYSSALGAFINSFTNNVANVYEMGPASASIEYFLVNWMLGKIGWKKSPTQIDETYYDSKFGGGVFVDGGSIANLTALIIARSKIAPDVWKNGNPSNLAILLPQESHYSLSKAAGILGIGENSIYALDIDNNGAIIPDKIENTYKKLIKDGKKPIALVANACSTSVGIYDPLEEIADFCNKNEIWFHVDGAHGASALVSDKYKGLLKGVNKADSLTWDAHKLLQVPSLCAALLVRDHRYLDQGIHQEASYLFHEKIQPGFDLIQRTIETTKSGLGEKLFFVLGAIGEKGLADFIEDRYQLTEEAYFYINQLEDFECPVHPQSNILCFRIEGEDKTQIEIRNQMSTEGSYYFTTAMFNNKRYLRLVFMSPNTTLSNIKQLVTKIRKIKSSINEEAKVCC comes from the coding sequence ATGACATTTGATTTTGATATTCAAATTGTTGCTCAAGGTTTAAAAAAATTTTATGATGATTCTGTTTCTAACAAAAAACAGGTAATTAACCAACAAAAGTTGAAAGATATTATTTCAGCCTTAAATTTAGAAGGCTACACCTCTCGCGGTGGATTAACCGGTGAAAACCTATCCACCTTTTTAAAAAAATATCTCTCTTATTCTACTAGGTTGCACCACCCATTATATCTCGGACATCAATGTGCAGCCCCTCACTATTCAAGCGCTTTAGGAGCTTTTATAAATAGCTTCACAAATAATGTGGCTAACGTTTATGAAATGGGGCCAGCTTCTGCAAGCATAGAATATTTTTTAGTAAATTGGATGCTAGGAAAAATAGGCTGGAAAAAATCTCCTACCCAAATAGATGAAACATATTATGATTCGAAGTTTGGTGGCGGTGTATTTGTTGATGGAGGATCAATAGCAAATCTCACAGCTTTGATTATAGCGCGCAGTAAAATTGCCCCAGATGTATGGAAAAATGGGAATCCTTCTAACCTTGCAATCTTATTGCCTCAAGAAAGCCATTATTCTTTGTCAAAAGCCGCTGGTATTTTAGGTATTGGAGAAAACTCGATCTATGCACTTGATATTGATAATAATGGGGCTATTATTCCTGATAAAATAGAAAACACCTACAAAAAACTAATTAAAGATGGCAAAAAACCAATCGCTTTAGTTGCAAATGCTTGCAGCACATCAGTAGGAATTTATGATCCATTAGAAGAAATAGCTGATTTTTGTAATAAAAACGAAATCTGGTTCCACGTTGATGGAGCCCATGGAGCAAGCGCGTTGGTTTCTGATAAGTATAAAGGCTTATTAAAAGGAGTTAATAAGGCAGATTCACTCACATGGGATGCACATAAATTACTTCAAGTACCATCATTATGCGCTGCGCTTCTTGTTCGCGACCATAGATACTTAGATCAAGGAATTCACCAAGAAGCTAGTTATTTGTTTCATGAAAAAATACAGCCTGGATTTGATTTAATTCAAAGAACAATTGAAACTACAAAATCTGGATTAGGAGAAAAACTATTTTTTGTACTAGGTGCTATTGGAGAAAAAGGGCTTGCCGATTTTATCGAAGATCGATATCAACTTACGGAGGAAGCATATTTTTATATAAATCAACTCGAAGATTTTGAATGCCCTGTTCACCCACAAAGTAATATACTTTGTTTTAGAATTGAGGGCGAAGATAAAACTCAAATTGAAATAAGAAACCAAATGTCTACTGAAGGAAGCTATTATTTTACAACAGCAATGTTTAATAATAAGCGATATCTAAGACTTGTTTTCATGAGCCCAAATACAACACTTTCAAATATTAAACAACTCGTTACAAAAATCAGAAAAATTAAATCATCTATTAATGAAGAGGCTAAAGTTTGTTGCTAA
- a CDS encoding nuclear transport factor 2 family protein — protein MVNIIKLCFVLIFFTEGYGENTELEKEVWNTVRSYNEAFQKGNFEEYLSYWHVDYINIGNVAKIRTLIKNNNIVDLKIRPIKTKIINDGEAAALIYELTYNIINGPKNKETKSSIKRNALINEDGKWLIVNDSETNDFKKSPESQINNGDTKCCVNNSVCCDLP, from the coding sequence ATGGTAAATATAATCAAACTGTGTTTTGTTTTAATATTTTTTACTGAGGGTTACGGAGAAAATACTGAGCTTGAAAAAGAAGTATGGAATACGGTGCGTTCTTATAATGAAGCTTTTCAGAAAGGAAACTTTGAAGAATATCTAAGTTACTGGCACGTTGACTATATAAACATAGGAAATGTAGCTAAAATACGAACTCTAATTAAGAATAACAATATTGTTGACCTTAAAATACGGCCTATAAAAACTAAGATAATTAATGATGGTGAAGCAGCAGCTTTAATTTATGAATTGACATATAATATAATAAATGGACCTAAAAATAAAGAAACCAAAAGTTCTATTAAAAGAAATGCTTTGATTAATGAAGATGGAAAATGGTTGATTGTAAATGATAGTGAAACAAACGATTTTAAAAAATCTCCTGAAAGCCAAATAAATAATGGTGATACAAAGTGTTGTGTTAATAATTCTGTGTGTTGTGATCTTCCTTAA
- a CDS encoding MarR family transcriptional regulator: MKIKQTKRKIMKDQVSVFHEQIVELIKKYQFRDRDQILSCGISVSQCYILETLHTHGSLTVGVLAEKMYLSISTITRVVDQLVKKGYVIREQDTNDGRVYFNKMTKSGEEVYLKSWDNIFKSEKAILDNFDSEQKELLIDFLKKLNKSVSEWHSTCKV; this comes from the coding sequence ATGAAAATAAAGCAAACCAAGAGAAAAATAATGAAAGACCAAGTTTCAGTTTTTCATGAGCAGATTGTTGAATTAATTAAAAAATATCAATTTCGTGATCGTGATCAGATTCTATCTTGTGGAATTTCTGTAAGCCAGTGCTATATACTAGAAACACTACATACTCATGGATCTTTAACAGTTGGAGTACTTGCAGAAAAGATGTATCTATCAATTAGTACAATAACTAGGGTAGTGGATCAGTTGGTTAAAAAGGGATATGTTATTCGAGAACAGGATACAAATGATGGGAGGGTTTATTTTAATAAAATGACAAAATCGGGTGAAGAAGTATATTTGAAATCTTGGGATAATATTTTTAAATCAGAAAAAGCAATTCTGGATAACTTTGATTCAGAACAAAAAGAATTGTTGATTGATTTTTTAAAAAAGCTCAATAAGTCTGTTTCTGAATGGCATAGTACATGTAAAGTATAA
- a CDS encoding PLP-dependent transferase: protein MEKQNKSIYTLAVHAGENPEKHLGAVNTPLYNSSVFIFPNAERGAQIHEGEVDGYFYGRMGNPTQSAIEQAMCELEGGEAALSFASGMSAISSLLFSVLKPNDHIIIPKSIYATTHQLFKQLLNKYGISVTFIDATNADNYHKALNKNTKAFYLETPSNPILSLIDIKAVTDIAKANNILTIADNTFATPFNQNPIDLGVDVVAHSATKFLGGHSDLMAGVLVGSQKIINNIRWNTSKILGGTISPHSASLLLRGLKTFALRMERHNSNALTIASFLYSHPKIKKVYYPGLPSNAQNQLAKKQMYGYGGIVSFDVGGVEAGRRLINNLELCSLAVSLGDVATLIQHSASMTHASVSEDERNKSGITDGLIRLSVGIENVNDIKEDLNFGLSFI from the coding sequence ATGGAAAAACAGAACAAATCAATTTACACTTTAGCTGTTCATGCCGGTGAAAATCCTGAAAAACATTTGGGAGCAGTCAACACACCTCTATATAATTCATCAGTTTTCATTTTTCCAAATGCAGAAAGAGGAGCACAGATTCATGAGGGGGAGGTTGATGGTTATTTCTATGGCAGGATGGGAAATCCGACTCAATCTGCCATTGAGCAAGCAATGTGTGAGTTGGAGGGTGGTGAAGCCGCTCTGTCATTCGCATCTGGAATGTCAGCTATATCATCACTATTATTCTCAGTTTTAAAACCAAATGATCATATCATTATCCCAAAGTCAATTTATGCGACTACTCATCAATTGTTTAAGCAACTTCTTAATAAATATGGGATTTCAGTAACATTTATTGACGCAACAAATGCAGATAACTATCACAAAGCTTTAAACAAAAATACAAAAGCCTTTTATCTTGAAACCCCATCAAATCCGATTCTCAGCCTGATAGATATAAAAGCTGTTACTGATATCGCAAAGGCTAACAATATTTTGACAATTGCTGATAATACATTTGCAACACCTTTTAATCAAAATCCAATTGACCTTGGTGTCGATGTAGTTGCTCATAGTGCAACAAAGTTTTTAGGTGGGCATTCAGATTTAATGGCAGGAGTTTTAGTTGGTTCTCAAAAAATAATAAATAACATTAGGTGGAATACAAGTAAAATACTTGGTGGAACTATTTCCCCTCACAGTGCCTCTTTATTATTACGAGGATTAAAAACATTTGCTCTAAGGATGGAACGGCATAATTCAAATGCATTAACAATAGCATCTTTCCTCTATTCGCATCCCAAAATTAAAAAAGTTTATTATCCTGGACTACCTTCAAATGCTCAAAATCAATTGGCAAAGAAACAGATGTATGGTTATGGGGGAATTGTTTCTTTTGATGTTGGTGGAGTTGAAGCAGGACGAAGGTTAATTAATAACCTTGAATTATGTTCGCTTGCAGTTTCATTAGGCGATGTGGCAACCCTAATTCAACATTCTGCCTCAATGACTCATGCTAGTGTTTCTGAAGATGAAAGAAATAAATCTGGAATTACAGATGGATTAATTAGGTTATCAGTTGGCATTGAAAATGTTAATGATATAAAAGAAGATCTGAATTTTGGTTTATCTTTTATTTAA
- a CDS encoding response regulator, with product MFKNVILYADDDPVSCFIVEKVLEKSGYKIIRAINGLEAIQKFELFENEIDLILMDMQMPVVDGYKATKQIRKKNSAVPIIALTAFALSGDREKCIECGCTDYLSKPFNNDQLIKIVNHHLGKLHA from the coding sequence ATGTTTAAAAATGTGATTCTTTACGCAGATGATGATCCAGTTTCATGTTTTATTGTTGAAAAAGTTTTAGAGAAATCTGGATATAAGATAATTAGAGCTATAAATGGACTCGAAGCAATTCAAAAATTCGAATTATTTGAAAATGAAATTGATTTGATTCTTATGGATATGCAAATGCCCGTAGTAGATGGTTATAAAGCGACAAAGCAGATAAGAAAAAAGAATTCAGCTGTACCCATTATTGCATTAACTGCATTTGCTTTATCAGGGGACAGAGAAAAATGTATTGAATGTGGCTGTACTGATTATTTATCAAAACCTTTTAATAATGATCAGTTAATTAAAATTGTAAATCACCATTTAGGAAAACTGCACGCCTAA
- a CDS encoding beta-lactamase family protein — translation MKQVGLLILILILSNTCSAQEWQNIKSLGLCLDSLVNNLILEKKIPSIAIGVVKDGKTVFAKGFGFANVEKEIPATKNTIYQLGSVTKIFTGYLLANLINKKYISLSDSIISYFPASIEFPISPTGQFVTIKDLATHSSEFPRYPENLKRIDPNPIKGYSNEEMLKGIELVSIDTVIGVRYNYSNFGYGVLGIAMENIMGKSLSKLMYENIFSTYSMKSTSLIFKDDFKDRLSIPYLEVSPYKRTEPWNMGALSGAGNVYSSILDLNKFMIIMLSNNEINKIQQSKYFKINETWSYGLGCFIVDSKKRNTQIIYHGGDMDGYASSLTLYLEHNLGIVILTNWGAGQIIGEAFTKINAEIENHYLGAI, via the coding sequence ATGAAACAAGTAGGTTTATTAATACTCATCCTGATTTTAAGTAATACTTGCAGTGCTCAAGAATGGCAAAATATCAAATCTTTGGGTTTATGCTTGGATAGTTTGGTAAACAACCTGATTCTTGAAAAGAAAATCCCAAGTATCGCAATTGGTGTTGTAAAAGATGGAAAAACAGTTTTTGCCAAAGGGTTTGGTTTCGCAAATGTGGAAAAGGAAATACCCGCGACTAAAAACACAATTTACCAACTTGGATCTGTAACCAAAATTTTTACAGGATATTTACTAGCTAACTTAATTAACAAAAAATACATTTCTTTATCTGATTCTATAATTTCGTACTTTCCAGCATCAATAGAATTTCCTATTTCACCCACAGGTCAATTTGTAACAATTAAAGATTTAGCCACTCATTCGTCCGAGTTTCCGAGATACCCTGAGAATTTGAAGAGAATTGACCCAAATCCAATAAAAGGATACTCAAATGAAGAGATGCTGAAAGGGATTGAATTAGTTTCTATCGATACCGTAATAGGAGTCAGATACAATTATTCCAATTTCGGATATGGTGTTTTAGGAATAGCAATGGAAAACATAATGGGAAAATCTCTTTCAAAATTGATGTATGAAAATATATTCTCAACGTATTCTATGAAGAGCACTTCATTGATTTTCAAAGATGATTTTAAAGATAGGCTTTCAATTCCCTACTTAGAGGTATCCCCCTATAAAAGAACAGAGCCATGGAATATGGGGGCTTTATCTGGTGCCGGAAATGTTTATAGTTCGATTTTAGATTTAAATAAATTCATGATTATTATGTTGTCTAATAATGAAATCAATAAAATTCAGCAATCGAAATACTTTAAGATTAATGAAACATGGAGTTACGGTTTAGGCTGTTTTATAGTAGATTCGAAGAAAAGAAATACCCAGATCATATATCATGGTGGAGATATGGATGGTTATGCCTCATCTTTAACGCTCTACTTAGAACACAATTTGGGAATTGTAATTTTAACTAATTGGGGAGCAGGGCAAATTATTGGAGAGGCGTTCACAAAGATAAATGCAGAAATTGAAAATCATTATCTGGGGGCCATATAA
- a CDS encoding GNAT family N-acetyltransferase, which produces MTLTKIKTNKRIAKPSDFENIAVLLKSSNLTTIGVKENIENFVILIYQKQIVGVAGYEVYGDKALLRSVAVEKRVQGNGFAKSLVKELISIINKGRLSDVYLLTETAPDFFRSFGFKEVSRDVVDEGIKSSEEFRSICPSTAICMKMSIKK; this is translated from the coding sequence ATGACATTAACTAAAATAAAAACGAACAAAAGAATAGCCAAGCCATCAGATTTTGAAAACATTGCAGTTCTGTTAAAAAGTTCTAACCTAACAACAATTGGTGTGAAAGAAAATATTGAAAACTTTGTTATTTTAATTTATCAAAAACAGATTGTCGGAGTTGCCGGTTATGAAGTTTATGGTGACAAAGCATTACTGAGATCCGTTGCTGTTGAAAAAAGAGTTCAGGGAAATGGTTTTGCTAAATCATTGGTTAAAGAACTAATCTCAATCATTAATAAAGGAAGGTTATCAGATGTATATTTGTTAACAGAAACAGCACCAGATTTTTTTCGATCGTTTGGATTTAAAGAGGTTTCGAGGGATGTAGTTGATGAAGGTATAAAATCATCTGAAGAATTCCGATCTATTTGCCCTTCAACAGCAATTTGTATGAAAATGAGTATCAAAAAATAA